The Paenibacillus sp. G2S3 region AGACAATATTGATATTGAGTTCTTCCGAGCAGTATTTGATCCAGTGCGGAGTGAGTTGTTGATTTTTCTTTCTGCAAATGGTGAAATGACAATCGGTGGTATTGCAGAATATTTTCCACAGAATCGTTCAGTTATTTCTCGGCATCTTGATTTCATGAGTCGTTTTGGTATCGTTCAAAGGAGAAAAGAAGGGCGAGAAGTTTATTACAAAACTAATAATAATTTCATTGTAGATAAATTTGAAAAAACAGCTAACAATATGAAAGCACTCATGAATTTGAAATAATGCAGTGCTTTTTATTTTATTATATATATGCACTTGTACACACATATACATGAAAGGGTGTTTATTTTGACACAAACAAAAAGAAAATGGTGGGTTTTAGCCACGGTTAGTTTAACCGTATTTATGGCAATGTTAGATATTACAATTGTCAATGTTGCATTACCAGAAATACAACAAGCTTTTTCATCGAATTTTTCAAATCTACAATGGGTGTTGAATGCCTATACTTTAGTTTATGCTGCAATGTTGTTGCCAGTTTCAAAATTAGGAGACATTATCGGACGTAAAAAAGTCTTTTTATTAGGATTGGGTATTTTTGTGATTGGCTCTTTAGCCAGTGGATTAGCAAGCAGTGATATTTGGTTAAATATCTTCCGTGGATTTCAAGGAATTGGTGGAGCAGCTATGATGTCATTATCATTAACGATAGTTACTTCTTCGTTTCCTGAAAAACAAAGAGGACTTGCACTAGGTATTTGGAGTAGCGCCGTTGGGCTTGCTATTGCCGGTGGTCCGTTGATTGGTGGAGCATTAGTTGATAGTTATGGTTGGCGGTCTATTTTTCTAGTTAACATTCCTGTTGGGATTGTAGCAATTTTACTAGGAATGTTTGTTATTAAAGAAAGTGAAACAAACAAAAATGGAAGAATTGATATTTGGGGACTGATTTTCAGCACAGCCATGATTTTTACGATGATTTTGGCCTTAATTCAAAAGGCGATGAATGGAGATTATGCATGGACTGACTGGCATATTTTAGGTCTACTTGGATTATCACTTATTTTGCTTATAGCTTTTATCGTTACTGAAAGAAAAGTAGCACAGCCCATGATTGAATTATCTATTTTTAGAAATTGGTCATTCAATGGAGCTAATATTGCAGCTTTTGTATTAGGTGCTGGACTATACGGGGGTTTTACTTACTTAACCATTCTTATGCAAAATTACATGGGTTATTCAGCTTTTGATACAGGTGTAAAAATGCTACTCATTAGTGGTTTCACGATAGTTCTTGGTCCAATCGCAGGAATTATCTCAGGGAAAATTGGTAATCGTTGGTTAATCAGTGGAGCACTACTTATCGGTGCAATCGGAATATTTGTTATGCGTTATATGATCAAAGTTCCGTTTGAATGGAGCTATCTGATGCCTGGCTTTATTCTTTTAGGGATTAGCAATGCTCTAGTCAATCCACCTATTACAAATGCTGCTATGGGTTCAGTTGATAAAAAGTATGTAGGTATGGCTTCTGGTATCTTAAATGTCTTTAGACAAGTGGGAATCTCCTTTGGTGTTGTAATGCTAGGAATTAAATTAACGGAAGGTTATAACGATTCGTTGAACACTAATATCATGAATTTAACCAATATTCCTACCGAGTTTAAAAATCAAATGCTGGATGTTTTCCATAAAGCTGGAGCTTTTGCAGGTTCACAAATTTTTGATAGCAAGCAAGCTGAAACATTTAAAGCTATGCCTGCTTTTGATGAAATGAAGACGCTCGTTTTTAATGCTTTTAATTCAGGTATGCAAAATGTAACACTATTGATTGGTATCTTCTTATTAATTGGTACATTCGCAAGTGCAATTTTGATTAAAAACAAAAAGAATACACAGAATGGGAATTAATCTTCTTTCACCAGTTATTCATCTCCCCGACGGCTACGTCGCGTGAGCTTGTGACAGCCAAATAGAGTGGCAAGGTTCGCCTGTTACCTTTAGACACAACAGTGACATAGACTACAGAACGACAATTGGTAGTGGTCTTAACTCTTCATGTTGTTAAGTGGTAAAGCACAAAAATTTCGGCCTACTTATGATACGGTTCACCGCGATGGCTGAAGCGGCATGTTTTTGAAACTGCCGTAGAATTCTTAAGTGTTACAAATACCTTTTGTGGCTCCTCTTTCATGGGAGTTTCCATGCATCAACTCTTCATGGATCGTTTCCATGAAGAGTTCAATACATAGGATTCGTTGTATAGATGTGTCCAATTTATACTAATGGATGTGGTACATAAAGTTCTTCTAAACTGGTAATTTCTTCAGGTTTCAATTTAACCAACAACGCCGAAACGGCATCTTCGAGATGGCTGGTCTTGGTCGAACCGATAATTGGGGCGGTGATCTCTTCTTTTTGCAGCAACCATGCAAGAGCAACTTGTGCGCGTGGAATTCCTTGGTTAGCAGCGACTTCCGCAACTCTCTCTGCTACTTTACGATCAGCTTCTTCCGTTTTAATAAACAACGCTTTAGCTATCTGGTCATTCTCGGATCGTGAGGTCTGTTCATTCCAATCCCTAGTTAACCGGCCTGCAGCCAAAGGCAGGTAAGGAGTGACGCCAACTCCCTCGTCTCTGCAAAGGGGGAGCATTTCTCTTTCTTCTTCCCGGTAGAGCAGGTTTAATCTATTCTCCATAGAGACGAACCGTGTCCAACCGTTGCGCTCTGCAACATGCTGAGCTTTCGCAAACTGCCATGCCAGCATGGAAGATGCTCCGAGGTATCTGACCTTGCCCGCCTTAACTAAATCGTGAAGAGCCTCCATCGTCTCTTCAATCGGCGTATTTGGATCCCACCGATGGATCTGGTACACATCGACGTAGTCTGTTCCGAGTCGTCTTAGACTGTTATCAATTTCGGTCATGATGGCCCTGCGGGAAAGTCCCATAGCATTCGGACCTTTGCGCATCGGAACAAATACCTTTGTAGCTATGACGACTTCGTCACGATGAGCGAAGTCCTTTAAGGCACGCCCGAGGATTTCTTCGCTTGTTCCGTCGGAATACATGTTGGCAGTACTGAAAAAGTTGATGCCCAATTCGAGTGCCCTCTTAATAATCAGTCTGCTTTGCTCCTCATCCAGAGACCATGGAGTATTGCCGCGTTCAGGTACGCCGAAACTCATGGTTCCAAGGCTTAACTTCGAAACCTCTAACCCGCTGCGTCCAAGCTTCACATATTCCATTTAATAACACACTCCTTATATATTTGTAGGGGAAGGCGTTAAGCCTTTAGGTTTCGTGGATCTCTCGGTGATACGTCGCTCGTGATTACATTACCAAGGTAGCTGACGTCTCTCGTTTGAAAATGTGCCCGTCGGACCGTCCTCGTCGAGGAACGCAAGGCGCACGGGATGTTTGAAAGCCGTTTCCTTTGTTGACCCCAGTGACCAAGGCGACAGGTTTATACATTTCCCCTCTCCTTCCTTGCATCATCTGCAGACCCATTAAATTCCTTATCTAGTTGATGTATCAACCTAAAGATAATACCACTCCCTTAAGTTGACATATCAACCTATGGATACATAGTAACACCTTGTGGTTGATGCGTCAACCATGATATTATATTCGTATGGATATAAACGAACTTAACGAAGATGAAATGCGGATATGGAATATGTGGAAAGGCTCCTTTAAACGAATCTTCGGTCGCGTTGTAAAAGAAATGTCTGAACACACAGGACTCTCAGAGGGTGATTTTGGAGTATTAGACCGGCTAGTCCAATTTGGCAATGGTAAGCTTCGCCAACAGGAATTAGCTGACTCGATGGACTGGGATAAGAGCCGACTATCACATCATCTAACGCGGATGGAAAAACGAGGTCTAGTTCTGAGGAAACCTCTAGACACAGATCGCGGTGTTCAAGTCATCATTACTTCCGCCGGAAGGTCAGCCTTAGACGAAGCCCTTCCCATAGTCTCAAAGGCAATACGCAAGCATTTTCTAGATCTATTAACCGATCAAGACATTGAGTCGATTACTACACTGGCGGAAAGAACAACAACATCCTGATTGCTGTTTTTGATGTAAGGAACCGGCCCCTTCCGCCAAAATAGCGGAGGGGGCATTTTCTTTCTTATCGGGCAGAGGGAAGATTCTCCGCAGGCATCCTTGTCACATGTTCCCCTTCCCGATCCGCCACGTGCTTGAACTCCGTTCTGACTATAATCCAAGTTTTTATCACTAAGACCCACCAACCCAAAATGAAAGAAACTTGCCCCTACTTATGATACGGTTCCCCGCGCTGTCTGTAACGGCAAGTTTGAAGTCCATCCTTTACTGCCCGTCAATGTCTACTTCTAAACCGTTTAATCGCATCCTCGGTCACCGGCTCGAAGAGGTTAAGAAGGTTGCCATCGGGATCGCGGAACAGCATAGAACGGTTCCCCCACGGCATCATGGTCGGTTCCTTTACCCAATTATCAACAAATGGCTTCAAGCGCATATATTCAGCTTCAATATCGTCGATGCGGAACTCAATAATGACAGTGCGATTATTGGCCCCCACTGCGGAACCGGCGCCGAATAGCTGCGTCGTCTGGGAGTGGCCGATTGCAAGGGTGCATGATGGCAGAACGAGTTCGGCAAATACGGGCGCAGGTCGCTCTGCCGAAACCCCCATGACTTTCTCATAGAACTCGACGAGACGATCCACGTCGTCAGTAATGATACGTACAGAAGCGAAATTCACAAGATATCATCCTTCCTAATAATAGGTCTGGCTGTGTCCCACAGCCGTTGTAAAACATACTTTTTACTATCTATCTCCTTTACATTTACATGTCCAATTATAAAAAAACGCTACTGACAACGTTATGTCAGTAGCGTTTTACAATTCTTTGGGCTTCCTCACGAATCCAATTTCGGAATGATTCGGGTTCCAACACGATAACGCCCGCTCCCCAGCCAAGCACATTAAAAACAAGCAAGGTTGGAATGCAACTGTTGTGATGCAAAAAGAAGTCGCTTTTATGACAGTGTAGAAATTAATACAGAACCTACAAACCGCGTGGCATCAAACGCTGTAAATCTACACACATCTTCAGGAATTTTCTATGGTTCCTATAAAGGATATAATGTTAGAAAGTAACGAGACTATGTCAAGAAGAATGGTAAGAAATTGTTGGAACGATATCAACAGTTCTACTCTGAACCAGTCACCCCTAAAGATCAATAATTTGTTGTAGACATTTGCTTAACTATCCTCGTTAAAGAGTCCTATTCAAAAATAGAGCCAGACATTCTCCCAAAGAGAATGGCCCGACTCTATATCTGTTAAGATGTGTTTCTATTACCAAAGGTTCAACTTCACCTCATGCAACCTTGTATTAGGATAGCCGATGAATCGACCATACTATATCCGTACTGAAACCAAGGGTTAGACCGTCAGCTTCGTAATATAATCCAACTTCATCACCTGCTTGCAGCTCTACATCACCGGATAGCGTCACCGTCGCACTACTTAGTACGGTCCTTATAGTTAAAATTAACGCCATATTGATGTCCAAGATAGGCATATAACCTTTTATTAAATCAGTGCTGCCATTCTTCTTTACGGTAAAAAATGGATCAATGCCACTTCCTAAGCTTATACTAACTGGAACGTTAGTCTTATAGTTAACAGTTGCATGTATAGCATACTTGCCAGTGGCCGGTGCCGTAAATATCCCTGTAGCAGGATTAAATGCAGGGTTTGCGTAATAAGGGGACGCCTCACTCCAATTCGTAAATAGCGTGCTACTAGCGATTGAGTATGTCGTACCCGTAACAGAAAATCCTTCCGAGGTAAAAGAAGTCCCCGCTGGCCCTGGATCTCCTTGTGCTCCCGCCGGTCCTGCTGGGCCTTGCGCTCCCGCTGGCCCCGGATCTCCTTGTGGTCCCGTCGGTCCTGCTGGGCCTTGTGCTCCCGCTGGCCCTGGATCTCCTTGTGGTCCCGGATCTCCTTGTGCTCCCGCTGGCCCCAGATCTCCTTGTGCTCCCGCCGGTCCTGATGGGCCTTGTGCTCCCGCTGGCCCTGGATCTCCTTGTGGTCCCGCCGGTCCTGATGGGCCTTGTACTCCCGCTGGCCCCGGATCTCCTTGTGCTCCCGCCGGTCCTGATGGGCCTTGTGCTCCCGCTGGCCCCGGATCTCCTTGTGGTCCCGCCGGTCCTGATGGGCCTTGTGCTCCCGCTGGCCCCGGATCTCCTTGTGCTCCCGCCGGTCCTGCTGGGCCTTGTGCTCCCGCTGGCCCTGGACCTCCTTGTGATCCCGCCGGTCCTGATGGGCCTTGTGCTCCCGCTGGCCCAGTCGCTCCGGTATCGCCTTTATCACCCTTGACTCCACTGCCTTTAGAATTCTGCGATTCTTGGTCAACCGATGGCTGAGTACTGATGGTGATGGTTTTCATGGTGGAATTCCATACTACTTTTGCACCGAATAATTCGGCAATAAAACGTACCGGTACCATAACCCGGTTCTGAATGATCTTAGCAGGTTGATCGAGCGTGACCTTCTCCTCTACATCACCGACTTTAATGCTGGCGGTCGGGTCGCCTATAATCAGCGTACCCGATGCATCTCCTTTAAAAACCGCTATTGTTTGTGTAGAACTGTTCCAGTTAAGAGACACGCCGAGCGAGTCTTCAAGGACCCTCAAAGGCATAAGCGCGGTTCCTTTATGGACAACAGGTTCGACGTCACTCGGAATTACGCTATCATTAACGATAATAGAAATCTCGGCCACTTGGCCGACCGGAGCCGCCTGAGCAACAGGAACCACAAACAACGTCATTACAAGCACAAGTACAATAGATAATTGCAGTCTTTTTATTTTTATCACTTTACTTTCCTCCATATTTAGTCAATTCGAAGTAGATACCAGCACCTAAATAATTACGAACAGCATTCAATTGTTCGGCGGTTTCAATCTGATAGGGATCACCTTCAAGTCCCGTTCCTCCAGCAAAGCTCACTGCCTCATATGCCTTACCTTCATCTGTCGCGAACAATCCGGGTATACCACTTAGCACCACTAGCTAGATCTATTATAATGGAACTAATTGTATTTAATAGTGACCGCTGTCATCAGTATTGTCACATGACAAATTAATTTAGTAGTCATTTACCGAAGCCGACAACGGAGATTGTGCGAAGATTCATACTCAAAAGCATAATATTTCGCCCTACTTATGATAAGGTTCAGCTTAACGGGGCTATCGGCGAAAAATGCGAAAGGAACTGCTGCTGCACGGTGATTTGCTTGTTCCGTTCAACTATCGTGCCTATTAGTTGCTCACGCCATATTGAAATGCATGTCGACTTGGGGGTATTTACAGCGGACAACAATATGGTGGTAAAATGTGGTAAAATATAGATGTGAAATATTGGGGGTGAAGTTGTGTATGGCTGAGTACAAAGATAATAGGAAGTTGAAATTTCTATTACGGCACCTAGAATATCATAACACCTACAAAAAACGTTCAATAATTAGGAAGGAAAAGGGGAAAAACTCCTTCATTTTATAGTTGATCATCCCGGCCGCGTCGCGGGGAATCCCCCTCCGCCGCTCAGGGTGCGAGTATCTTCCCCGGGAGGGCGATGTCGATGAGGGATGCTGCGGAGGGTCAGCAGAAGCACGGGCAGCAAGAACATATCGAGACGCTGCCGCTGTTCTCCACCACGGATAAGAACGGACGAATGACTATGCTCCGGCCGGGACGTCGCGTCGGACGCGCGGCTCCGCTGATACCGTGGCTGCTTACAGCCGCTGCACTGTGGGCGCTGACAGGATCCGTGCCGTTCGGCGCACTGTTCGGCATGGCGCCGACACCGGCGATCGGCATGCTCCTCGGTCATCCAGTCACAGTGGGCGTCGCTGTTTTGCTGCTATTCGTCGCGATCGGTACGACCGGTGGAGTGTACTCGCAATCGATTGAGCAGTTCGGACAGACTAGGGTGGCGGGCCTGTTCGCGACGCTATCGGTAACAGGGGGGCTTGCAGCAGTCGCGGGAGTCCTCCTGCTCTGGACGCTGACAAGCGACCTGTCGCGCCCCTTTGACCTCGAGGCCATAGTAACATCGCCGACGATCCCGAAAGAGCTCGGTGCCGTCGTCGGAGCTAGCCTCGCCCTCTGGGCCGCCATCGCGCTCCTGCGGTTGCCCGGCTCTATCGCCCACGCCCAGCGGCGTCAGGCGGACATCGAGCGACTCCGCGTGGA contains the following coding sequences:
- a CDS encoding winged helix-turn-helix domain-containing protein, with translation MGLNLDSNKCKKLIEDNIDIEFFRAVFDPVRSELLIFLSANGEMTIGGIAEYFPQNRSVISRHLDFMSRFGIVQRRKEGREVYYKTNNNFIVDKFEKTANNMKALMNLK
- a CDS encoding MFS transporter, with amino-acid sequence MTQTKRKWWVLATVSLTVFMAMLDITIVNVALPEIQQAFSSNFSNLQWVLNAYTLVYAAMLLPVSKLGDIIGRKKVFLLGLGIFVIGSLASGLASSDIWLNIFRGFQGIGGAAMMSLSLTIVTSSFPEKQRGLALGIWSSAVGLAIAGGPLIGGALVDSYGWRSIFLVNIPVGIVAILLGMFVIKESETNKNGRIDIWGLIFSTAMIFTMILALIQKAMNGDYAWTDWHILGLLGLSLILLIAFIVTERKVAQPMIELSIFRNWSFNGANIAAFVLGAGLYGGFTYLTILMQNYMGYSAFDTGVKMLLISGFTIVLGPIAGIISGKIGNRWLISGALLIGAIGIFVMRYMIKVPFEWSYLMPGFILLGISNALVNPPITNAAMGSVDKKYVGMASGILNVFRQVGISFGVVMLGIKLTEGYNDSLNTNIMNLTNIPTEFKNQMLDVFHKAGAFAGSQIFDSKQAETFKAMPAFDEMKTLVFNAFNSGMQNVTLLIGIFLLIGTFASAILIKNKKNTQNGN
- a CDS encoding aldo/keto reductase, whose product is MEYVKLGRSGLEVSKLSLGTMSFGVPERGNTPWSLDEEQSRLIIKRALELGINFFSTANMYSDGTSEEILGRALKDFAHRDEVVIATKVFVPMRKGPNAMGLSRRAIMTEIDNSLRRLGTDYVDVYQIHRWDPNTPIEETMEALHDLVKAGKVRYLGASSMLAWQFAKAQHVAERNGWTRFVSMENRLNLLYREEEREMLPLCRDEGVGVTPYLPLAAGRLTRDWNEQTSRSENDQIAKALFIKTEEADRKVAERVAEVAANQGIPRAQVALAWLLQKEEITAPIIGSTKTSHLEDAVSALLVKLKPEEITSLEELYVPHPLV
- a CDS encoding MarR family transcriptional regulator, with protein sequence MDINELNEDEMRIWNMWKGSFKRIFGRVVKEMSEHTGLSEGDFGVLDRLVQFGNGKLRQQELADSMDWDKSRLSHHLTRMEKRGLVLRKPLDTDRGVQVIITSAGRSALDEALPIVSKAIRKHFLDLLTDQDIESITTLAERTTTS
- a CDS encoding VOC family protein, whose amino-acid sequence is MNFASVRIITDDVDRLVEFYEKVMGVSAERPAPVFAELVLPSCTLAIGHSQTTQLFGAGSAVGANNRTVIIEFRIDDIEAEYMRLKPFVDNWVKEPTMMPWGNRSMLFRDPDGNLLNLFEPVTEDAIKRFRSRH
- a CDS encoding stalk domain-containing protein, with translation MIKIKRLQLSIVLVLVMTLFVVPVAQAAPVGQVAEISIIVNDSVIPSDVEPVVHKGTALMPLRVLEDSLGVSLNWNSSTQTIAVFKGDASGTLIIGDPTASIKVGDVEEKVTLDQPAKIIQNRVMVPVRFIAELFGAKVVWNSTMKTITISTQPSVDQESQNSKGSGVKGDKGDTGATGPAGAQGPSGPAGSQGGPGPAGAQGPAGPAGAQGDPGPAGAQGPSGPAGPQGDPGPAGAQGPSGPAGAQGDPGPAGVQGPSGPAGPQGDPGPAGAQGPSGPAGAQGDLGPAGAQGDPGPQGDPGPAGAQGPAGPTGPQGDPGPAGAQGPAGPAGAQGDPGPAGTSFTSEGFSVTGTTYSIASSTLFTNWSEASPYYANPAFNPATGIFTAPATGKYAIHATVNYKTNVPVSISLGSGIDPFFTVKKNGSTDLIKGYMPILDINMALILTIRTVLSSATVTLSGDVELQAGDEVGLYYEADGLTLGFSTDIVWSIHRLS